TATCGAGCCTGGGCAAAAGGTAATAGTCGAGAACGGACCGGTTCAATCGCTCCATGCGGACGGCGATCGTTACGTCTGGCGATAAGCTAGTATCGAAACGGACATTCCATCGAAGCGATCCAGCATTGGTATGCAGGCAGCGTACGATGGCGACCGACGCCGTGAATTCTCTATTAATTGTGAGAATGTCGGTTGCTGGGTCTTGGGCGACATTGCCGCCCGCGCTCAAAATGCCAGCTATCGTATCTGCCACGACATCGGGATGCATGGCGCGTAGCGCCCGATTGATCTCTATATACTGATAATCTCGATCGGGTGAGAACCCAACGAGTCGGTATGCGCGCAACAAACTGCCGAAGCGGCTCTGATAAGCGCTGCTCGATGGCAATTGGTCTGCTTCATCAATAACGATACCGGAGAGATACCCGCGCGACGAAAACAAAGCCTGCAGGGAGCCCAGCATCTCGGCGTCCGAGAGCTTGTGGGAGCGCCGGCGTATTATAGTTTGTGCTGTGTCGAATAGAGAGCGATCAACGATACTATCGAATGCCCCTTCCGAACGAATCCACATATCTGGCCCGTTTCGGACCCGCTTCTTTTTCAGCTTGAATGAAGATTTATTCCAGACATTGTTACCTATGTATTTCTCGTTGATTAAGACCTGATGGATTGTTCCGCGAGTCCAAGGGCGCCCTAGATCAGTTGGGACCCCCTTCTCGTTAAGCAGCCTTGCGATCTCTCGCTCGGACTTTCCGTCTTGCGCAAAAGTTCGATAAATCCAACGGATGACTTCGATTTCGTCAGGTGGTCCAGGCGCCAGCACAACCCGATCTGTCTGCAGGCTCTTTTGTTCGCCGCGAACCAAATTAGTCTTGATCGCACCGTTCTGGTCGATGAGTTGGCGGCGAAGGCCGAATCCGGGCGGACCACCCTGACGGTATCCCAACTCGATCAATCGGCATTGGCCTGTAAAT
This genomic window from Pirellulales bacterium contains:
- a CDS encoding recombinase family protein, translating into MPDRGDTNGTREAPRDKKIYAAEYVRMSTEHQKYSTENQSDAIREYAARRGIEIVRTYADAGKSGLSIEGRDALKQLIADVEGKRANFTTILVYDVSRWGRFQDADESAYYEYICKRAGIFVQYCAEQFENDGSPVSTIVKGVKRAMAGEYSRELSAKVFTGQCRLIELGYRQGGPPGFGLRRQLIDQNGAIKTNLVRGEQKSLQTDRVVLAPGPPDEIEVIRWIYRTFAQDGKSEREIARLLNEKGVPTDLGRPWTRGTIHQVLINEKYIGNNVWNKSSFKLKKKRVRNGPDMWIRSEGAFDSIVDRSLFDTAQTIIRRRSHKLSDAEMLGSLQALFSSRGYLSGIVIDEADQLPSSSAYQSRFGSLLRAYRLVGFSPDRDYQYIEINRALRAMHPDVVADTIAGILSAGGNVAQDPATDILTINREFTASVAIVRCLHTNAGSLRWNVRFDTSLSPDVTIAVRMERLNRSVLDYYLLPRLDMSLPQLRLAEHNGTSLDCYRFETLEPLFVMAARTNLLEVA